A region from the Rhodamnia argentea isolate NSW1041297 chromosome 7, ASM2092103v1, whole genome shotgun sequence genome encodes:
- the LOC125316007 gene encoding TMV resistance protein N-like, with protein MDKFEEKQIFLDIACFFNGVESTAATFVWKDCGLFPENGLAALTDMSLLKRDHHDILRMHDLIRDLGREIVREENYLNAGSLKKARVLCLLNCPRLVEIQGPNALESLESIRIGQCSSLVRLPNLLKLKKLRTMEHRFCRSLADLPPLSLVAFDDCHPVVDRCDKLSDYNGPCCLCKNKRKWPNPRSRL; from the exons ATGGATAAGTTTGAGGAAAAGCAGATTTTCTTAGACATTGCATGCTTTTTCAACGGCGTAGAGAGCACAGCCGCAACATTTGTGTGGAAAGATTGTGGTCTTTTCCCTGAAAACGGACTCGCTGCTCTCACTGATATGTCTCTGTTGAAGAGAGACCATCACGACATTCTTCGGATGCATGACCTGATCAGAGATCTTGGAAGGGAAATCGTCCGAGAGGAGAATTATCTGAATGCAGGAA GCTTGAAGAAGGCCAGAGTGTTGTGCTTGTTGAACTGCCCAAGGCTGGTTGAGATCCAAGGTCCCAACGCACTGGAGTCTCTGGAAAGCATAAGGATTGGCCAGTGCAGTTCCCTAGTAAGGTTGCCTAATCTCTTGAAGTTGAAAAAGTTGAGGACCATGGAACATAGATTCTGCAGGTCACTAGCGGATTTGCCTCCTCTGTCTCTGGTAGCCTTCGACGATTGTCATCCAGTAGTCGACAGATGCGATAAGCTATCCGACTACAATGGCCCTTGCTGTctttgcaaaaacaaaaggaaatggcCGAACCCCCGTTCGCGCCTATGA
- the LOC125316006 gene encoding disease resistance protein RPV1-like, with product MESVGMSELPHTIGELKDLKILRLSRCYELRKLPDSIWGLESLVELDLSYAKVTELPESIGFLSNLKVIRIDHSGISKIPATIGMMEKLQEFHAEKCLQLEGDIPSGMGSLSFLKILNLSDTRIRSTVPDLSNLTGLVNLIVSDCSDESLSSPWDADCVQTPNLKWVGRLSRLETLKLVHKSITAPPVELASLPGLEQLVLSCFELQSLTQPLPPTLSVLKLINFNSLAELSPRSDLKYLSSLELCKSWLMEIPLNRFGQLENLRELTVSNCAFLGRLSCLSGLKKLRVLRLLNCPKLVEIQDLVELESLETIRIEQCGSLVRLPNLLNLKKLRAMEIRFCRSLPSLPPLSRVAFEDCHLVVDGCDKLANHNGPFRLHRLCSYFFLTSQLASSGLIGDANACNKTLHILRKCLTSKDETLIDGLELQG from the exons ATGGAAAGTGTCGGCATGAGCGAACTTCCACACACAATTGGAGAGCTAAAGGATCTTAAAATCTTGCGTTTGTCCAGGTGTTATGAGCTAAGAAAGCTTCCAGACTCAATTTGGGGATTGGAATCACTAGTTGAGTTGGATCTGTCTTATGCCAAAGTAACAGAACTACCTGAGTCGATTGGATTCCTGAGCAATTTGAAGGTGATAAGGATAGATCATAGTGGGATAAGCAAGATCCCGGCGACTATAGGCATGATGGAGAAGCTTCAAGAATTTCATGCTGAAAAATGCTTGCAGTTGGAGGGAGATATTCCTAGTGGAATGGGGAGTCTCTCCTTTCTGAAAATCCTGAACTTATCCGACACTCGCATTCGATCT ACAGTCCCAGACCTCTCAAACCTGACCGGTTTAGTCAATCTAATTGTATCTGACTGCTCTGATGAATCTCTTTCTAGCCCATGGGATGCCGATTGTGTCCAAACTCCAAACCTGAAGTGGGTTGGGAGGTTGTCTAGACTGGAGACGCTGAAACTGGTTCATAAAAGCATCACTGCACCACCGGTGGAGTTAGCTTCCCTTCCTGGCCTGGAGCAATTGGTTCTGTCTTGTTTTGAACTACAATCACTCACTCAGCCGCTTCCTCCCACGCTGTCCGTGTTGAAGCTTATAAACTTCAACTCATTGGCAGAATTATCTCCCCGTTCTGACttgaaatatttgtcaagttTGGAGCTATGTAAATCGTGGCTGATGGAAATTCCACTCAATCGGTTTGGACAATTGGAGAATCTGAGGGAACTGACGGTGTCGAACTGCGCTTTTCTTGGGCGGTTATCCTGTCTGTCAGGCTTGAAGAAACTCAGAGTGCTGCGCTTGTTGAACTGCCCGAAGCTAGTTGAGATCCAAGATCTCGTCGAACTGGAATCGCTGGAAACTATAAGGATTGAGCAGTGCGGTTCCCTGGTAAGGTTGCCTAATCTCTTGAATTTGAAGAAGTTGAGGGCCATGGAAATCAGATTTTGCAGATCATTACCGAGTTTGCCTCCTCTATCTCGGGTAGCTTTTGAAGATTGTCATCTAGTAGTTGACGGGTGCGATAAGCTAGCCAACCACAACGGCCCTTTTCGGCTTCACAG GTTGTGCTCTTATTTCTTCTTGACTTCCCAGTTAGCATCCTCTGGATTGATAGGAGATGCTAACGCGTGTAATAAGACATTACATAT TTTGAGAAAGTGCTTGACGAGCAAAGACGAGACTCTTATTGACGGGTTGGAGTTGCAAGGCTAA